CTCCCGTCGTCGGACAGGTCGAGGCGGGGCGTGACCGGGGTGGCGGCGTCGCGGGTGGCCGACGCCCGGGCCACCCCGGCCAGGTCACCGGCGGCGGCGACCTGGGCCAGGGTGACCAGGGTGGGCGGCAGCATGGTCAGCTCACCCGCCTCCGCCCGGGCCAGGGCGTCCGCCGGGCGTACCCACATGGTGTGGTCGGCCTCGCCGGAGACGTCCCGGGTCCGCTGCCCCTCCGGCAGCAGGGCCACGAAGAAGTACGTGTCGAAGCGGCGCGGCTCGAACTCCGGGGTGATCCACCGGCTCCACGGCAGCAGCAGGTCGGAGCGGAGCGTCAACCGCCGGCCGGCGAGCAGGTCGGCGAAGCCCGTCCGGCGGGCCTCCAGGTCCTGCCGGGCGGTTTCCCAGTCGTCACCGCTGACGTCGCCCACCACCGTCCCGGCGTCCGGGCCGGCGAGCAGGACGCCGGCCTCCTCGAAGACCTCCCGGGCGGCGGCGCAGACCACCGCCTGGGCGGCGTCCGGGGCGATGCCGAGCCGGTCGCCCCAGCCGGCGGGCTCGGGGCCGGCCCAGTCCAGGTGCGCCTGGGAGTCCGAGCGGTCCACCCCGCCGCCGGGGAAGGCGTACATCCCGCCGAAGGTCATCGCGGCGACCCGGCGGATCAGGTACACCTCGAAGTCGGGCCCGGCCGGGCGGAGCAGCAGCACGGTGGCGGCCACCCGGGGCACCGCCGGGACGCCGCCCTCGGTGCGGAACCGGCGGGCGTGCTCGACCAGGGCGGCCGGGGCGGCAAAGCCGTCGATCGTCATGCCGTGAGCCTAGGGCCTGCGCCATGAGGGCGGTCGAGCCGAGGCGGCGGCCGGCCGGCTCCCCCGGGTACGCCCTGGTTCCCGACGGGTGGATCATCCTCCCGGCGTGGGCACGCTCCCGGG
This genomic interval from Micromonospora coxensis contains the following:
- a CDS encoding NUDIX hydrolase; amino-acid sequence: MTIDGFAAPAALVEHARRFRTEGGVPAVPRVAATVLLLRPAGPDFEVYLIRRVAAMTFGGMYAFPGGGVDRSDSQAHLDWAGPEPAGWGDRLGIAPDAAQAVVCAAAREVFEEAGVLLAGPDAGTVVGDVSGDDWETARQDLEARRTGFADLLAGRRLTLRSDLLLPWSRWITPEFEPRRFDTYFFVALLPEGQRTRDVSGEADHTMWVRPADALARAEAGELTMLPPTLVTLAQVAAAGDLAGVARASATRDAATPVTPRLDLSDDGSARFVLG